The following are from one region of the Carnobacterium gallinarum DSM 4847 genome:
- a CDS encoding topological determinant of cell division — protein sequence MSLLKAFLLFFAQPLFWVGVIAAIITSMRRIKKERTIFRVAIYKEWIELRNYLTIGVLGGIILSIIMVLVGVTVTSEWIIVYQVVSLVSIILFGYRFIHPIFTISLTGILLLVGSLSISNIDLARLNLPVNSAIWQLDFVNFSLIQNSLIVIFVAIIFSIIQLKPTKLMLSPNFRKTSRGKWIASYLIRPFYFLPLFLFVPGEQFTAIFEWWPVFSLGNTSYTIVALPLLIGFRFKIQGQVPKKAIKSLKQDLMILAGMNLLLIIVSYFVEYLAEASIIVVGLGGLLVLFRHYMRERNWKFLFGPVGDGLKIIGLREDTPATKMNLEVGETIILCNQQEVRNEEEFYSALLLNSAYCHLKIRGIDGEYRLTETAIYADSPHELGVVTIPEKLS from the coding sequence ATGAGTCTGTTGAAAGCTTTCCTTTTATTTTTTGCGCAACCACTATTTTGGGTAGGGGTGATTGCAGCGATTATAACAAGTATGAGACGGATAAAAAAAGAACGGACGATTTTTCGCGTAGCAATATATAAGGAATGGATTGAATTAAGAAATTACCTAACTATAGGAGTATTGGGTGGGATTATCTTATCCATTATTATGGTGCTAGTCGGGGTAACTGTTACAAGTGAATGGATTATTGTTTACCAAGTGGTATCCTTAGTCAGTATCATCCTATTTGGGTATCGTTTTATCCATCCAATCTTTACGATATCATTAACAGGGATTCTTTTATTAGTGGGCTCATTATCTATTTCAAATATTGACTTGGCTCGATTAAATCTACCTGTTAATTCAGCTATTTGGCAACTAGATTTTGTTAATTTCAGCCTGATACAAAATAGTTTAATTGTTATTTTTGTAGCGATTATTTTCTCTATTATTCAATTGAAACCAACTAAATTAATGTTGTCTCCTAATTTTCGGAAAACAAGTCGTGGTAAGTGGATTGCAAGTTATTTAATTCGTCCTTTCTATTTCTTACCATTATTTTTGTTTGTTCCAGGAGAACAATTTACTGCAATTTTTGAGTGGTGGCCAGTATTTTCATTAGGGAACACCTCCTATACGATTGTTGCACTTCCATTATTAATTGGATTTAGATTTAAGATTCAAGGGCAAGTACCTAAAAAAGCAATTAAATCTCTAAAACAAGACTTAATGATTTTGGCAGGAATGAATCTTTTATTAATTATTGTTAGCTATTTTGTTGAATATTTGGCTGAAGCGAGTATCATTGTAGTTGGATTAGGCGGACTGTTAGTGCTATTCCGTCATTATATGCGAGAGCGTAATTGGAAATTTTTATTTGGTCCAGTAGGAGACGGATTGAAAATTATCGGACTTCGTGAAGATACTCCAGCAACAAAAATGAATTTAGAAGTTGGAGAGACAATCATTCTTTGCAATCAACAAGAAGTTAGAAATGAAGAAGAATTTTATAGCGCATTGTTATTAAATAGTGCATATTGTCATTTGAAAATTCGTGGTATTGATGGTGAATATCGTTTAACAGAAACGGCGATTTATGCTGATTCACCTCATGAACTGGGCGTTGTTACAATACCAGAAAAATTAAGTTAA
- a CDS encoding response regulator transcription factor, which translates to MKKVLIVDDEESILTLLAFNLEKAGYQVQTAIDGLAGYELALANDYAFIILDLMLPSMDGMEVCKQLRQEKIDTPIMILTAKDDELEKIIGLELGADDYMTKPFSPREVLARMKAIMRRIKPEQQKKSVDNEETLEAVEIGDIQIFPELYEVKVRGALIEVTPKEFELLLYMMKRVNRILSREQLLNAIWNFDYAGETRIVDVHISHLREKIELDTKNPMYIRTVRGFGYKFEVPRV; encoded by the coding sequence ATGAAAAAAGTATTAATTGTTGATGACGAAGAATCAATTTTAACCTTATTAGCTTTTAACTTGGAAAAAGCAGGCTATCAAGTTCAAACAGCAATTGATGGTTTAGCAGGATATGAACTAGCTTTAGCCAATGACTATGCCTTTATTATTTTAGATTTAATGTTACCATCAATGGATGGTATGGAGGTTTGTAAACAATTAAGACAAGAAAAAATTGACACGCCCATTATGATTTTAACAGCTAAAGATGATGAACTAGAAAAAATTATTGGCTTGGAATTAGGGGCTGATGATTATATGACCAAACCTTTTAGTCCTAGAGAAGTTTTAGCAAGAATGAAGGCTATTATGCGTCGAATAAAACCGGAGCAGCAGAAGAAATCAGTAGATAATGAAGAAACGTTAGAAGCTGTTGAAATTGGCGATATTCAAATTTTTCCTGAATTATATGAAGTGAAGGTTCGTGGAGCTTTGATTGAGGTAACACCTAAGGAATTTGAGTTATTATTATATATGATGAAACGTGTCAATCGTATTTTGAGTCGAGAGCAATTATTAAATGCCATTTGGAATTTTGATTATGCTGGAGAAACGCGAATTGTTGATGTCCACATTAGTCATTTGCGTGAAAAAATTGAATTGGATACTAAAAATCCTATGTATATCCGCACAGTTCGTGGTTTTGGTTATAAATTTGAGGTTCCTCGTGTATGA